Within the Salvia hispanica cultivar TCC Black 2014 chromosome 4, UniMelb_Shisp_WGS_1.0, whole genome shotgun sequence genome, the region ctttaaatattactcccatCTTTTCCAGGTTGGTTACTTACTTGGCTTGGGTGATCGGCATCCAAGCAACCTAATGCTGCATCGATTCAggtaaaaatttataacaaatgcatgattttcaataattaaatcttctTAGTTTATTTAGAAAAGATATTGTTGGCAGTGGAAAGATACTGCACATCGACTTTGGGGATTGTTTTGAAGCTTCAATGAACCGAGAAAAGTTCCCAGAAAAGGTTGGAAATCTGTTCCATTGGTTTTTGTTCTTTCTATTCTTTGAAAAAGAGGAAGTTTGGGCATTTGTCTAAATTAATACATATTGGCTGGTATAGGTTCCTTTTCGGCTAACTAGAATGCTTGTTAAAGCAATGGAGGTCAGTGGTATTGAAGGAAATTTCCGCTCCACTTGTGAAAGTGTCATGCAGGTTTTGCGGACTCACAAAGATAGTGTTATGGCAATGATGGAGGTAAAAACCCACTGTTTCAGCCTTTATTGCTAGACGTAACTTATAGCTGGGCTTGAGACATATCTATATGATCTGCTTATAGTTGGCGTTTTCTTAAATCTATTTATCCTCTGagattatataatatttgttgtGTCCAGGCATTTGTGCACGATCCCCTTATAAACTGGCGTCTTTTCAACTTCAATGAAGTCCCTCAAGTGGCTACCCTCACACATACCCAACCCGCTGTCAGCGGAGAGGAATCTGTCGCCAATAGAGAGATGCTTCAACCACAGCGGGGCGTTCGAGAGAGGGAGCTCCTCCAGGTATGCTTTGATAGTCTTCATCTTTCCTGCTTGTTAGCTGTGCTCACAAGCCATGATGTTAAACCAAATTGCTTTATAGGCTGTAAACCAATTGGGCGATGCTAATGAGGTTCTGAATGAGAGAGCGGTAGTTGTCATGGCAAGGATGAGCAACAAACTTACTGGAAGGGATTTCTCTTCCGTGCCATCGAGCTCCATCCAGCATTCCCTCGAGCACAGTACCTTGATTTCTGGCGACACTCATGAGGCTGACCATGGATTATCTGTCAAATTACAAGTCCAGAAGCTTATTCTTCAAGCGATGTCGCATGAAAATTTGTGCCAAAACTATGTGGGGTACGTTTCCGGTTATATAATTGACGTTTGTTCCAGATTAATCAAAttcccttttttaatttatgtataataagttattttttttggcatttgTATCCAACAAAATGTTTCATGCTTCAGGTGGTGTCCTTTCTGGTAATAAGgtgtgaagatgaagaaaaacacAGGTATCAAATGCTTGGAGTTGTAAATGCTCTGAAATCGACAACATGTGACTATTTAGTGGAGACAACTTCTTTGTAAATAATTTAGCTTTCTTGGACAAGTAGAAGAATCTTATCCAATTTCAGGTTGCTTTTGTATTTCTGTATATATTTGTGTATATATTGTACAGATCCCTCAACTAATTtgtaaatagtactccatattctTCTTCATACACTGGTATTTTATTAGCTTTTGGTTTGGTTACTTCCCATCATATTTGTGTTGGATGtgttgaaattaattagtaattggTAAATTCAATTAGTAAATCTTGTGGGACACCTAATTTATACTCTTATgtgatttagatttaaatgtttaatctttattttaatcttacAAGTTACATCATAAAACTTTGACCTCTCCCCAAaaaagtactctctccgtttcatagtaatagagtcattttgccattttggtacgttccgtAGTAATagagagtcatttcccttttcagtaaaaatcaaaacatttttccacacctactttactctctcttaatttttcctctcttcatctttctacctttttcatttaccactttattctccctttatttaatttacctaacacaatttttcttaatctccgtgccgaaaaggaacacctccattactatagaacggagggagtaatattctATGCTTATTAACTAGTCAATTTTCACTTAATTCATACTCTATCCGTatccaaagaatatgcactttgggttcggtagaaattaagagagaggtagagaaaaaagtaattgaaatattgttagtggagaatgagtcccaTTTCATCGAAGAGaaaagatttttcaaaaataaaaagtatatttttgtcgtacaaactaaaaagaaaagaatgtatattcttatgggacgtAGGGAGTAAATGTTTGCCTAACCTATCcagattcataattttttttactgcaACATATTATTTCCGATTTAGAATgacattttttgaaaattaaatgagttTTCTAGTTAgtaatattccaaaaataatttaggcTAGAAATTATATGACATTTTTCGAAATATgatgatactactactatatggAACTCTTGTTTTCTTTCATTGGAAAGTactccactaacttattttatgttattttgagTTCagaacaaattttaatgtgaagTTGGTAAATAGACGagaaatataaacaaaagatGATAGTGTTATTATTGGGACTAAAACCCACcttataaaagagaaaatttgtcaaaaataaaagtgaattaattttgtaggacagattaaaatagaaaaagaagattatttttatgaaacaaaagGAATAGTATGAATGTAGCCAACATGAAAATAGTAGACTTTGATACGTTCATTATTCCATATCTCTATCATATCttgcattattatttaattgtattatttagttagatAATTTAGGGATTGCATctctttttcatatattttgtctTGCTCATTAAGTTAGTAtccttattataaataagactattgttattctcttcaatcagaatgaatatatgaatttacgtttctttctgttttattttagtactttgTTTAAAGTTTGAGTTGTCGACGGGATTCCACCTCCCGAGACTTCTTGTTTATCGTCTCTGGCATCGTGATAAGGGAAATACCCTTAtcaaattggtgctttcataCTCGAATTCATGGTCAATCTTCGCTCATGGCCGGAGATATCGCAAGCATCTGAAGACTTGCAACTGAATTCAATAGCAGCAACGTTGGAACACCACTGCACGCAGCTATACAGCCGCAATTCCAGTTCTCCGGCTACCAGCTGCCGCCTCCAAACACCGACCAGCTGCCGCCTCCATACACCCAGCAGCAGCCCCCTGGATCAAACGCTAACTCTTCTTGGTATCCACCGAACCCGCCACAACAACTCCAGCAGGGGCAGTCACTACCGCCGTCGTGCTGGGAACCACCATACCAACACCAGCAGTTCAGTTGGCCAGCATACGATCTATAAAGATACTTCTTGTTGCAGTGTTTCTAAGAAGATATTATATGATGCCGATGACGGTTCAAATGAGGATCCAGAAAGACCTCTTTCTGGGAAATATGATGCTAAAGAAACTAACGGGTTGCTATCTACTCTACCAATTTCTGCTGTTATACATGAAAAAGTAGGCGTTGATGACTCCAAGGCTAATGGCGACATATCAAGTGTTTCCATAACAACTGCTTTGTGTGATTTGTTTAACAAGATCAGAATGAAGTACATGGACAACACTTATGTAAGAGTTTCTTTCCACCTCGGATGTCCATACGCTTTGTCAGCTTTGTGCAAATCTTGCGCATAGGCACACATTTGATCCAGGAGGGGTTACCTTGCCAAAACTTCTGTTCGCAACTTTCTTCGTTGCTTTGTGGTAATTGATACATTATTATTCCATATCTCTATCATATCttgcattatttaattagataatttAGGGATTGCATatctttttcatatctttttgTAAGTTAGTAtccttattataaataagactattgttattttcttcaatggaatgaatatatgaatttacgtttctttctgttttattttagtactttgTTTAAAGCATGAGTTGTCGACGGGATTCCGCCTCCCGAGACTTCTTGTTTATCGTCTCTGGCATCGTGACAAGGGAAATACTTCTACTTCTATTTCTACTTCTAATGCACAACACTTAGGTGACCTTCTTTCTAATTCGGCTGGATCGCCTAACCAGAGTCATTATCTTCTCCTCTCCATAGCCCTGCATACATCAAACCACTTCTTagttttacatttttcataaCAACAATGAATGAAGATAAAAGAATAATGTTTTGTGATACTCACATTAGCCTTGGTGGGAATCCTCTCATAAGTGGTGAAGCTTCCATAAGAAGGCGACCCCGAGGATGAAGCCAACAATTCCCTCTTCGAATACCTTCTAGCCTTCCTCTCCGAGCTCACTAATTCGCCTCCACCACCACTCCTCTCATGACAGCTTCTGCTCATTTCCGTTTGCCAACTCTCTGCTTGCTCCATAGCCTCAGTGTTGCTGCTTTTGTTAACCCCTTCATCCCGTTGTTTGCTCTCAACTGGCACGACTTGCTCCACTTGCACAACGTTAGGTGAGGAGCCGTGAAACCTCTTGTACACTAAGGCTGCAACTCCAGCCACACCTGCCAACAAACAAGTAATTGCCAATGCGATAACACTTGATTCCTTCTCAGCATTATCAGAAGCTCCAACGTTGATGTCAACTTGTGATTTCTCCATTTCCATTTCA harbors:
- the LOC125185134 gene encoding uncharacterized protein LOC125185134 yields the protein MDSEMEDEAYADEEIDLEAETDAFEEMDQSADWDDYTEKETDETIAETASETVIQTKMDRSAPVSLNQETDVETAIETSHMESESMQNIQIQTDMDQSSADPQNQEAEMEMEKSQVDINVGASDNAEKESSVIALAITCLLAGVAGVAALVYKRFHGSSPNVVQVEQVVPVESKQRDEGVNKSSNTEAMEQAESWQTEMSRSCHERSGGGGELVSSERKARRYSKRELLASSSGSPSYGSFTTYERIPTKANGYGEEKIMTLVRRSSRIRKKVT